Below is a genomic region from Caulobacter rhizosphaerae.
CCTTCCCCAAGTTCGCCAGGATCTACGCCGACACCCCGCTCGACACCCTGAAGGCCTGGCAGGCGTTCAAGGTCGCCGACGGCGCCGCGCCGCTGCTGTCCAAGCGCTTCGTCGACGCCAGCTTCGCGTTCCGCAACAAGACCCTGGCGGGCCAGCCCGAGCAGAAGCCGCGCTGGAAGCGCGCCGTCGCCTCGGTCAACGACCAGCTGGGCGAGGCGGTCGGCCGCGTCTACGTGGCCCGCTACTTCCCGCCGGAGTCCAAGGCCAAGATGATCGACCTGGTCGGCAACATCCGCGGGGTGCTGAAGGCGCGCCTGGAGACGCTGGACTGGATGTCGCCGCAGACCAAGGCCCAGGCCGAGGACAAGCTGGCCCAGTTTACCGTCAAGATCGGCTATCCCGACAAGTGGCGCGACTATTCCAAGCTGGTGATCAAGGCCGACGACGTCTACGGCAACGCCCTGCGCTCGGGCGCCTTCGAATGGCGCCACGACGTCGAGCGCCTGAACCAGCCGGTCGACAAGACCGAGTGGGGCATGACCCCGCAGACGGTCAACGCCTACTACAACTCGGTCAATAACGAGATCGTCTTCCCGGCCGCTATCCTGCAGGCCCCGTTCTTCCATCCGGACGCCGACCCGGCCGTCAACTACGGCGGCATCGGCGGGGTGATCGGCCACGAGATCAGCCACGGCTTCGACGACCAGGGCCGCAAGTCGGACGGCAAGGGCGTGCTGCGCGACTGGTGGACCGCCGAGGACGCCGCCAAGTTCAAGGCCCAGGCCGACAAGCTGGGCGCCCAGTACGGCGCGTTCGAGCCCCTGCCCGGCGCCAAGGTCAACGGCCAGCTGACCATGGGCGAGAACATCGGCGACATGGGCGGCCTGGCCTTCGCGCTTCAGGCCTACCACGCCTCGCTGGACGGCAAGCCGGCCCCGGTGCTCGACGGCTTCACCGGCGACCAGCGCGTCTATCTCGGCTGGGCCCAGGTCTGGCGCTCGAAGATCCGCGACGACGCGCTGCGCCAGCAGGTGGTCAGCGACCCCCACTCGCCGGCCTATTACCGCGTCAACGGCACGATCCGGAACCAGGACGGCTGGTACAGCGCCTTCGGCGTCAAGCCGGGCGACAAGCTGTACGTCGCGCCGGAGGACCGGGTCCGGATCTGGTAGTTGGGGCGGGGACACGCCCTCGCGGCGTGTCCCCAGCGCATGAACCCCGCGTCACAGGATCTCGTGGACTTCGTAGCGGACGCCGCCTGGAATCCGCCCGCCCCGCGCAACGGCAACTATGCCGTTGAGCCAGCCATATTTTTCCGCGGATGTCTCGAAATAGGGGGTCGTGCGGAGATAATAGTCCGAGCTGTCCACGATCTCTCCGCGGGCGAGGCGTTGATCGACCTCGGCCGAAGCCCGGCGGACGCCGCGGTAGGTCATCAGGATCGGGGCGTCGTCCTCGGTCACCAGGAGGAGACGAACATCCTGCTGGAACGCGCCGTCGGCCCTGAGCAGGAGGAGGTCGGATCCGATGAGCGGGGAAACCACGCCCTTCAATCGGTCGCCTTCGAAGACGCCGCCCGAAACGGGATAGACTCGGCGATCGCCGGCCGGCGTCCGACCCAGTTCGATCATCGGGTGCAGGTGAATGGACAGGTCGAAGAGCGGACGGGATTGCAGGGACAAGTGCGCGGCTCCTTATGTAGGCGTGTGGACGACCTCCTCTGACACCCTGGCCGGCGACGGCAAAACGCGGGTTTCTTACGATCACGACAAGGATGGCTTGTGAAGCGTCCCTCTTTGGAATCCCTGCGGATCCTGGGCGAGTGCGTGCGGTCCGGCAGCTTCGCCGCGGCGGCCCAGACCCTGTTCCTGACGCCGGCCGCCGTCAGCCTGCGCATCCGCACGCTGGAACAGGACCTAGGAAAGCCGCTGTTCGTGCGCAGAGGACCTCGCGCGACCGCCACCGACGACGCGATCGCGCTCGCGGCGCGCGTCGATCGCGCCCTGGACGACATCGACCTGGCGCTCGAGGCCTTCCACGACGCCCGCCCCGTTATCCGCATCACGGCGCCGCCGAGCTTCGCCTCGCATTGGCTGGCTCCGCGCCTGGAACGGTATCAAGCCGACAATCCCCGCATCGCCATCGAGCTCGACGTATCGACGGACCTGCGCTCCGGGAGCGGCTTCGATGTCGCGATCCGAACCGGCGGCGGCCCCTGGCCCGGCTGGACGTCGCACCCGCTGTTTCCCGTCGACCTGACGCCCATGCTCAGGCCGGACCTGGTCGCGCGGCATCGCATCGTCCAGCCTTCGGACCTGGAGCGGCTCATCCTGTTGCCGCATCCGGACTGGCCGCTATGGCTGAGCGAAGCCGGCGCCCCCGCCGACCGCCGGTTTCAATTTGGGGCCGTGGACTATCCCAGCCATGAGCTGAACGCGAACGCCGCCCTGGCCGGCCAGGGC
It encodes:
- a CDS encoding M13 family metallopeptidase, yielding MKRIWFAAAAMAALSLSAFGADAREDHDHACLNAACTLQSLFVAADTPTAGAPTMSLESPRYGAWGFDIAGMDRSAKPGDDFYKFANGTWDANTAIPSDRTRYGNFDKLAELSEARTKAIITEAASAKSPDADTVKIGAAYKAFMDEALAEKLDAKPIAPELADIRKVGTKDDFTALMGRNPTTGFSAILGLGISPDAKNPTRYAVYAATGGLSLPDRDYYLDAKFAEKKAAYEAYVAQMLTLVGWDKPAENAKAIVAFETQLAEASWTRAERRDRDKTYNPMTLAELQALTPGFAWNRYMVGTELPQIDRVVVTTNTAFPKFARIYADTPLDTLKAWQAFKVADGAAPLLSKRFVDASFAFRNKTLAGQPEQKPRWKRAVASVNDQLGEAVGRVYVARYFPPESKAKMIDLVGNIRGVLKARLETLDWMSPQTKAQAEDKLAQFTVKIGYPDKWRDYSKLVIKADDVYGNALRSGAFEWRHDVERLNQPVDKTEWGMTPQTVNAYYNSVNNEIVFPAAILQAPFFHPDADPAVNYGGIGGVIGHEISHGFDDQGRKSDGKGVLRDWWTAEDAAKFKAQADKLGAQYGAFEPLPGAKVNGQLTMGENIGDMGGLAFALQAYHASLDGKPAPVLDGFTGDQRVYLGWAQVWRSKIRDDALRQQVVSDPHSPAYYRVNGTIRNQDGWYSAFGVKPGDKLYVAPEDRVRIW
- a CDS encoding DUF3237 domain-containing protein; its protein translation is MSLQSRPLFDLSIHLHPMIELGRTPAGDRRVYPVSGGVFEGDRLKGVVSPLIGSDLLLLRADGAFQQDVRLLLVTEDDAPILMTYRGVRRASAEVDQRLARGEIVDSSDYYLRTTPYFETSAEKYGWLNGIVAVARGGRIPGGVRYEVHEIL
- a CDS encoding LysR substrate-binding domain-containing protein; the encoded protein is MKRPSLESLRILGECVRSGSFAAAAQTLFLTPAAVSLRIRTLEQDLGKPLFVRRGPRATATDDAIALAARVDRALDDIDLALEAFHDARPVIRITAPPSFASHWLAPRLERYQADNPRIAIELDVSTDLRSGSGFDVAIRTGGGPWPGWTSHPLFPVDLTPMLRPDLVARHRIVQPSDLERLILLPHPDWPLWLSEAGAPADRRFQFGAVDYPSHELNANAALAGQGAALLPRSLFKPMVDDGRLAAPFDHALADADWHFALLHEREVRQEPADLVAWLLSEAQPSSDAAASGPSRA